The Nocardioides pantholopis genome window below encodes:
- the arsB gene encoding ACR3 family arsenite efflux transporter: MSDLSQERAGTPESAVAGEDAAVLQRLSVLDRFLPVWILAAMVAGLVLGRTVEGLDDALSKVEVGSVSLPIAIGLLVMMYPVLAKVRYDELGHVTGDRRLLVSSIVLNWILGPALMFALAWLLLPDLPEYRTGLIIVGLARCIAMVLIWNDLACGDGEAAAILVALNAVFQIVAFAGLGYFYLELLPGWLGLDQTGLEVSVWSIAASVLVFLGIPLLAGFLTRTLGERARGREWYESRFLPRIGPTALYGLLFTIVILFALQGDTITSKPLDVARIALPLLAYFAIMWGGSFLLGYRLRMTYRRTTALAFTAAGNNFELAIAVAIGVFGVTSGEALAGVVGPLIEVPVLVGLVYVALWARRRFYPSASPSHAGASR, encoded by the coding sequence ATGAGCGACCTCTCCCAGGAGCGCGCTGGCACCCCTGAGTCGGCAGTGGCGGGGGAGGACGCCGCCGTACTCCAGCGGCTCTCGGTGCTGGACCGGTTCCTCCCGGTCTGGATCCTCGCGGCGATGGTGGCCGGCCTGGTGCTCGGCCGGACCGTCGAGGGGCTCGACGACGCGCTGTCGAAGGTCGAGGTCGGGTCCGTCTCGCTGCCGATCGCGATCGGGCTGCTGGTGATGATGTACCCGGTCCTGGCCAAGGTCCGCTACGACGAGCTCGGCCACGTCACCGGCGACCGCAGGCTCTTGGTCTCCTCGATCGTCCTGAACTGGATCCTCGGCCCGGCGCTGATGTTCGCGCTGGCCTGGCTGCTGCTGCCGGACCTGCCCGAGTACCGCACCGGGCTGATCATCGTCGGGCTCGCCCGCTGCATCGCGATGGTGCTGATCTGGAACGACCTCGCCTGCGGGGACGGCGAGGCGGCCGCGATCCTGGTCGCGCTCAACGCGGTCTTCCAGATCGTCGCGTTCGCGGGGCTCGGCTACTTCTACCTCGAGCTGCTCCCCGGCTGGCTCGGCCTCGACCAGACCGGGCTCGAGGTCTCGGTGTGGAGCATCGCCGCGAGCGTCCTGGTCTTCCTGGGCATCCCGCTGCTCGCGGGCTTCCTCACCCGCACGCTCGGGGAGCGGGCGCGGGGTCGGGAGTGGTACGAGTCCCGCTTCCTGCCGCGGATCGGCCCGACGGCGCTGTACGGGCTGCTGTTCACGATCGTCATCCTGTTCGCGCTCCAGGGCGACACGATCACCAGCAAGCCACTCGACGTCGCCCGGATCGCCCTGCCACTGCTCGCCTACTTCGCGATCATGTGGGGCGGGTCGTTCCTCCTCGGCTACCGGCTGCGGATGACGTACCGGCGGACGACCGCGCTCGCCTTCACCGCCGCCGGCAACAACTTCGAGCTCGCGATCGCGGTCGCGATCGGCGTCTTCGGGGTCACCTCCGGCGAGGCGCTCGCCGGAGTCGTGGGCCCCCTCATCGAGGTCCCGGTCCTGGTCGGCCTGGTGTACGTCGCGCTCTGGGCCCGGCGCCGCTTCTATCCGTCGGCCTCGCCCTCGCACGCCGGGGCCTCCCGATGA
- a CDS encoding ArsR/SmtB family transcription factor: MTAEQAAQVAPLLKALADPVRLRLMSMVLSHEDAEACVCDLLPAFDLSQPTISHHLKVLHEAGLLDREKRGIWVYYQARPAAMQAMATLFTTAGFTTAGFTTAGLALPPSAQPVGAGA, encoded by the coding sequence ATGACGGCCGAGCAGGCAGCCCAGGTGGCGCCGCTGCTCAAGGCGCTCGCCGACCCGGTGCGGCTGCGGCTGATGTCGATGGTGCTCTCGCACGAGGACGCCGAGGCGTGCGTGTGCGATCTGCTGCCTGCGTTCGACCTGTCCCAGCCGACGATCAGCCACCACCTCAAGGTCCTGCACGAGGCCGGGCTGCTGGACCGGGAGAAGCGCGGCATCTGGGTCTACTACCAGGCCCGGCCGGCGGCGATGCAGGCGATGGCCACGCTGTTCACGACCGCCGGGTTCACGACCGCCGGGTTCACGACCGCCGGCCTCGCGCTGCCCCCGAGCGCGCAGCCCGTGGGCGCCGGAGCATGA
- a CDS encoding NAD(P)-binding domain-containing protein, whose protein sequence is MPSDNLPLVIVGAGPIGLAAAAHARSRGLTSIVLEAGPTAGAAVREWGHVRLFSAWSELVDPAAAELLAAAGWTAPDPQSYPTGRAWAEQYLAPLAEALAATDEVEIRYGHRVVGLAKRGRDRMVDSGREDSPFAVHVQTARGRIRMEAAAVIDASGTWGTPSPLGGDGLPAIGEDTHAYRIRYGIPDLTDPATAARYAGKHVAVAGTGASAQNTLVGLAALAEDHPGTRISWLVRRAATGDAFGGGDNDQLEARGALGDRARSAVESGHVEVVTSFRTADVTDAPAQDGTLVLTSVDGTALDAVDEVIVVTGFRPDLSFLSEVRLDLDPVLSAPTRLAPLIDPNVHSCGTVYPHGAGELAQPEPGLYLVGMKSYGRAPSFLALTGFEQTRSVVAAIAGDHEAAARVELVLPESGVCGGSGSFDEQPADAADGSGGGCCGPAEPQLITLGTSGAPS, encoded by the coding sequence ATGCCGAGCGACAACCTGCCCCTCGTGATCGTCGGAGCCGGGCCCATCGGGCTCGCCGCCGCCGCCCACGCCCGGTCCCGCGGCCTGACCAGCATCGTCCTGGAGGCCGGGCCGACCGCCGGCGCCGCCGTGCGCGAGTGGGGCCACGTCCGGCTGTTCTCCGCCTGGTCCGAGCTCGTCGACCCCGCCGCGGCCGAGCTCCTCGCCGCCGCCGGCTGGACGGCGCCCGACCCGCAGTCCTACCCGACCGGTCGGGCCTGGGCCGAGCAGTACCTCGCTCCGCTCGCCGAGGCGCTCGCCGCGACCGACGAGGTCGAGATCCGGTACGGGCACCGCGTGGTGGGTCTGGCGAAGCGCGGCCGGGACCGGATGGTCGACTCCGGCCGGGAGGACAGCCCGTTCGCCGTCCACGTGCAGACGGCCCGGGGCCGGATCCGGATGGAGGCGGCGGCGGTCATCGACGCCTCCGGCACCTGGGGCACCCCGAGCCCGCTGGGCGGGGACGGCCTTCCGGCCATCGGCGAGGACACCCACGCCTACCGGATCCGCTACGGCATCCCCGACCTCACCGACCCCGCGACCGCCGCGCGGTACGCCGGCAAGCACGTCGCGGTCGCGGGCACCGGCGCGTCGGCGCAGAACACCCTCGTCGGGCTCGCCGCCCTGGCCGAGGACCACCCCGGCACCCGCATCTCCTGGCTGGTACGCCGCGCCGCGACCGGCGACGCGTTCGGCGGCGGCGACAACGACCAGCTGGAGGCCCGCGGCGCCCTCGGCGACCGAGCCCGGTCCGCCGTCGAGTCCGGCCACGTCGAGGTCGTCACGTCCTTCCGCACCGCGGACGTCACCGACGCCCCGGCCCAGGACGGCACGCTCGTCCTCACCAGCGTCGACGGCACGGCCCTCGACGCCGTCGACGAGGTCATCGTCGTCACCGGATTCCGGCCCGACCTGTCGTTCCTCTCCGAGGTGCGTCTCGACCTGGACCCGGTCCTGTCCGCCCCGACCCGGCTGGCGCCCCTCATCGACCCGAACGTCCACTCCTGCGGCACTGTCTACCCGCACGGCGCCGGCGAGCTCGCCCAGCCCGAGCCGGGCCTCTACCTGGTCGGGATGAAGTCCTACGGACGAGCGCCCTCGTTCCTGGCACTGACCGGCTTCGAGCAGACCCGCAGCGTCGTCGCGGCCATCGCCGGAGACCACGAGGCCGCGGCACGCGTCGAGCTCGTGCTGCCGGAGTCCGGTGTCTGCGGCGGGTCCGGCAGCTTCGACGAGCAGCCGGCCGACGCGGCGGACGGGAGCGGCGGTGGCTGCTGCGGGCCGGCCGAGCCGCAGCTGATCACGCTCGGCACCTCCGGCGCTCCGTCCTAG
- a CDS encoding methyltransferase domain-containing protein, translating into MAVPLAERGVAVSGIELSQPMADELRTKRTDIPVVVGDMATTAVPGRFSLVYLVWNTIGNLRTQPEQVACFRNAARHLAPAGRFVSVWRKPDRADHERDEADPR; encoded by the coding sequence GTGGCCGTGCCGCTGGCCGAGCGGGGCGTAGCGGTGAGCGGCATCGAGCTCTCGCAGCCGATGGCCGACGAGCTCCGCACGAAGCGGACCGACATCCCGGTCGTGGTCGGCGACATGGCCACGACCGCGGTCCCGGGGCGGTTCTCGCTCGTCTACCTGGTCTGGAACACCATCGGGAACCTCCGGACCCAGCCCGAGCAGGTCGCCTGCTTCCGCAATGCAGCCCGCCACCTGGCACCTGCCGGGAGGTTCGTCTCGGTCTGGCGCAAGCCGGATCGGGCGGACCACGAGCGGGACGAGGCCGATCCGCGCTGA
- a CDS encoding GrpB family protein has translation MPPRRDPTPRRPDVTGIEIVGGVEKRDLVIAEYDASWPVSYREHASRIRAALGATARQLEHIGSTSVPGLAAKPIIDILVTVGDITAEEDYLDPLIAAGYVLRVREPGHRLVRTPELDVHVHILQTGDSAAEDYLVFRDRLRRDEGDRGLYERTKRALVERDWPDMNAYADAKTDVIAEIRGRAGRASERP, from the coding sequence ATGCCTCCCCGCCGTGATCCCACTCCCAGGCGACCCGACGTCACGGGGATCGAGATCGTCGGCGGGGTCGAGAAGCGCGACCTCGTCATCGCGGAGTACGACGCGAGCTGGCCGGTCAGCTATCGGGAGCACGCGTCACGAATCCGCGCGGCCCTGGGCGCGACGGCTCGGCAGCTCGAGCACATCGGGTCGACCTCGGTGCCTGGCCTGGCCGCGAAGCCGATCATCGACATCCTCGTCACCGTCGGTGACATCACCGCCGAGGAGGACTACCTCGACCCGTTGATCGCCGCCGGGTACGTCCTGCGGGTGCGCGAGCCTGGCCACCGGCTGGTCCGCACCCCCGAGCTGGACGTCCACGTCCACATCCTCCAGACGGGCGACAGTGCAGCGGAGGACTATCTGGTCTTTCGGGACCGCCTGCGCCGCGACGAGGGAGACCGCGGGTTGTACGAGCGGACCAAGCGCGCCCTGGTCGAGCGGGACTGGCCCGACATGAACGCGTACGCCGACGCCAAGACGGACGTGATCGCCGAGATCAGGGGCCGCGCCGGCCGCGCGTCTGAGCGCCCCTAG
- a CDS encoding peptide chain release factor 3, which yields MADTRPRRTFAVISHPDAGKSTLTEALALHARVITEAGAVHGKGDRRATVSDWMAMEKARGISITSAALQFTYRDHVVNLVDTPGHSDFSEDTYRVLSAVDSAVMLVDAGKGLEPQTLKLFQVCALRGIPVITVINKWDRPGLSPLGLLDEIERQIKLRPTPLTWPVGEAGDFRGVLDRRTGEFIKYTRTAGGATIAPERRMPAAEVDAADAEVWAEAVEGHELLTLDDADHDQKRFLAGESTPVMFASALQNFGVAQLLDLLLELAPGPSATAGVDGSVRDVDDDFSAFIFKVQSGMNNAHRDRLAYARVVSGQFERGMVLTHAATGRPFATKYAQSVFGRDTASVDHASPGDIIGFVNAQALRVGDTVYDGAPIEYPPVPSFAPEHFRSATAGDIGRYKQFRRGIEQLDQEGVVQVLRSDLRGDQSPVLAAVGPLQFEVVEERMKNEFNSPIKFSRLDYQVARRTDADGATALKGKRGVEVLQRTDGTHLALFVDQWRANVTARDNPEILLEALPAGGS from the coding sequence GTGGCCGATACCCGCCCCCGCCGCACCTTCGCTGTCATCAGCCACCCGGACGCCGGCAAGTCCACCCTGACCGAGGCCCTCGCGCTGCACGCCCGCGTGATCACCGAGGCCGGTGCCGTGCACGGCAAGGGCGACCGGCGCGCGACCGTCTCCGACTGGATGGCGATGGAGAAGGCCCGCGGCATCTCGATCACCTCCGCCGCGCTGCAGTTCACCTACCGCGACCACGTGGTGAACCTGGTCGACACCCCCGGCCACAGCGACTTCTCCGAGGACACCTACCGGGTGCTGTCGGCCGTCGACTCGGCAGTGATGCTGGTCGACGCCGGAAAGGGGCTGGAGCCGCAGACCCTCAAGCTGTTCCAGGTCTGCGCGCTGCGCGGCATCCCGGTGATCACCGTGATCAACAAGTGGGACCGCCCCGGCCTGTCGCCGCTGGGGCTGCTCGACGAGATCGAGCGCCAGATCAAGCTGCGCCCGACGCCGCTGACCTGGCCGGTCGGCGAGGCCGGCGACTTCCGCGGCGTGCTCGACCGGCGTACCGGCGAGTTCATCAAGTACACCCGCACCGCCGGCGGCGCCACGATCGCCCCCGAGCGCCGAATGCCGGCCGCCGAGGTCGACGCCGCCGACGCCGAGGTCTGGGCCGAGGCCGTGGAGGGCCACGAGCTGCTCACCCTCGACGACGCCGACCACGACCAGAAGCGCTTCCTGGCCGGCGAGTCCACCCCGGTGATGTTCGCCTCGGCGCTGCAGAACTTCGGTGTCGCCCAGCTGCTCGACCTGCTGCTCGAGCTGGCGCCCGGCCCGAGCGCGACCGCCGGCGTCGACGGCTCGGTCCGCGACGTCGACGACGACTTCAGCGCGTTCATCTTCAAGGTGCAGTCGGGCATGAACAACGCCCACCGCGACCGGCTCGCCTATGCCCGGGTGGTCTCCGGCCAGTTCGAGCGCGGCATGGTGCTCACCCACGCCGCCACCGGCCGCCCGTTCGCCACCAAGTACGCCCAGTCGGTCTTCGGCCGCGACACCGCCTCGGTCGACCACGCGTCGCCGGGCGACATCATCGGCTTCGTCAACGCCCAGGCCCTGCGCGTCGGCGACACCGTGTACGACGGGGCGCCGATCGAGTACCCGCCGGTGCCGAGCTTCGCCCCCGAGCACTTCCGGTCGGCCACCGCCGGCGACATCGGCCGCTACAAGCAGTTCCGCCGCGGCATCGAGCAGCTCGACCAGGAGGGCGTCGTCCAGGTGCTCCGCTCCGACCTGCGCGGCGACCAGAGCCCGGTGCTCGCCGCGGTCGGCCCGCTGCAGTTCGAGGTGGTCGAGGAGCGGATGAAGAACGAGTTCAACTCCCCCATCAAGTTCTCGCGCCTGGACTACCAGGTCGCGCGCCGTACCGACGCGGACGGCGCCACGGCCCTGAAGGGCAAGCGCGGCGTCGAGGTGCTCCAGCGCACCGACGGCACCCACCTCGCGCTCTTCGTGGACCAGTGGCGCGCCAACGTCACCGCCCGCGACAACCCGGAGATCCTGCTCGAGGCCCTGCCCGCCGGCGGCAGCTGA
- a CDS encoding RecQ family ATP-dependent DNA helicase, whose protein sequence is MHRPDLTPLQVLRTTFGFPEFRGQQAEVVEAVVAGRDALVLMPTGAGKSLCYQVPALVRPGTGIVVSPLIALMHDQVSALAARGVRAASWNSSLEPDERREVARAYASGELDLLYLSPERLAAPGTLELLGRAPISVIAIDEAHCVASWGHDFRPDYLTIARLTERFPEVPRVALTATATTATAAEIAERLGLRLGADGAGRFVASFDRPNIEYRIVAKNDPHQQLLGLLTREHAGDSGIVYCLTRRSVEETARFLTAHGVAALPYHAGLPAAVRTTNQRRFLHESPLVVVATIAFGMGIDKPDVRFVTHLDLPKSVEGYYQETGRAGRDGLPATAWLAYGTADVAQLRRFIARSPGGVVQRRVQGANLDSMLALCETVRCRRARLLGYFGQPVPERCGRCDACTDPPAVYDATPAARQLLAVVADLGRRRQQADLEQVLQVLEEAGTEPPEPGWAAVARQLVAERHLTRDVLGRQGLRVTESAALVLDGEVRVELRRDRPVAAPPKPRPARAARRRRTSRKRPGRRGARTRTSTASPAPTLGDLDPAARGRYDALDAWRRDRAGELGLRPFFVLPDRTLVALAQQNPTGRDQLVDVPGIGPKTLARWGDPVLAVLAGGRPPSA, encoded by the coding sequence GTGCACCGCCCCGACCTGACCCCGCTGCAGGTCCTGCGGACCACGTTCGGCTTCCCGGAGTTCCGCGGCCAGCAGGCCGAGGTCGTCGAGGCCGTCGTCGCCGGCCGGGACGCGCTGGTGCTGATGCCGACGGGCGCCGGCAAGTCGCTGTGCTACCAGGTCCCCGCGCTGGTCCGCCCCGGCACCGGGATCGTGGTCTCCCCGCTGATCGCGCTGATGCACGACCAGGTCTCCGCGCTGGCCGCGCGCGGCGTGCGGGCGGCGTCCTGGAACTCCTCGCTGGAGCCCGACGAGCGCCGCGAGGTGGCCCGCGCGTACGCCTCCGGCGAGCTCGACCTGCTCTACCTCTCTCCCGAGCGGCTGGCCGCCCCCGGCACCCTGGAGCTCCTCGGTCGCGCCCCGATCAGCGTGATCGCGATCGACGAGGCGCACTGCGTCGCCTCCTGGGGCCACGACTTCCGGCCCGACTACCTGACCATCGCGCGGCTGACCGAGCGCTTCCCCGAGGTGCCCCGGGTCGCGCTGACCGCGACTGCGACCACGGCGACTGCCGCGGAGATCGCCGAGCGGCTCGGGCTCCGCCTCGGCGCCGACGGGGCCGGGCGGTTCGTCGCGTCGTTCGACCGGCCGAACATCGAGTACCGGATCGTCGCGAAGAACGACCCCCACCAGCAGCTCCTCGGCCTGCTCACCCGCGAGCACGCCGGCGACTCCGGCATCGTCTACTGCCTCACCCGCCGCTCCGTCGAGGAGACCGCGAGGTTCCTCACCGCCCACGGGGTGGCGGCGCTGCCCTACCACGCCGGCCTGCCCGCGGCGGTCCGCACCACGAACCAGCGCCGGTTCCTGCACGAGTCGCCGCTGGTCGTGGTCGCGACGATCGCGTTCGGGATGGGCATCGACAAGCCCGATGTCCGGTTCGTGACCCACCTGGACCTGCCGAAGTCGGTGGAGGGCTACTACCAGGAGACCGGCCGCGCCGGCCGGGACGGACTTCCAGCGACGGCCTGGCTCGCCTACGGGACGGCCGACGTCGCACAGCTGCGCCGGTTCATCGCCCGCTCCCCCGGCGGGGTCGTCCAGCGCCGGGTCCAGGGCGCGAACCTGGACTCGATGCTCGCGCTCTGCGAGACGGTGCGCTGCCGGCGGGCCCGCCTGCTCGGCTACTTCGGCCAGCCGGTACCCGAGCGGTGCGGGCGCTGCGACGCCTGCACGGACCCGCCCGCGGTGTACGACGCCACACCCGCCGCCCGACAGCTGCTCGCGGTCGTCGCCGACCTCGGCCGGCGCCGGCAGCAGGCCGACCTCGAGCAGGTTCTCCAGGTACTCGAGGAGGCGGGGACCGAGCCGCCGGAGCCGGGCTGGGCGGCCGTGGCCCGGCAGCTGGTGGCCGAGCGGCACCTGACCCGCGACGTGCTGGGTCGCCAGGGACTGCGGGTCACCGAGAGCGCGGCGCTGGTGCTCGACGGCGAGGTCCGCGTGGAGCTGCGCCGGGACCGGCCGGTCGCGGCGCCGCCGAAGCCCAGGCCCGCCCGCGCCGCCCGGCGCCGGCGTACCAGCAGGAAGCGGCCCGGCCGCCGCGGCGCCCGGACCCGGACCAGCACCGCCAGCCCTGCCCCCACCCTCGGCGACCTCGATCCGGCCGCACGCGGACGCTACGACGCGCTCGACGCCTGGCGCCGCGACCGGGCGGGCGAGCTCGGCCTGCGGCCGTTCTTCGTGCTCCCCGACCGGACCCTGGTGGCGCTCGCCCAGCAGAACCCGACCGGGCGCGACCAGCTCGTCGACGTCCCCGGCATCGGGCCGAAGACCCTGGCCCGCTGGGGCGACCCCGTCCTCGCGGTCCTGGCCGGCGGCCGGCCGCCAAGCGCCTGA
- a CDS encoding beta propeller repeat protein, which translates to MARLGALLLSTALLGSSLLGGTAYAGGAAGQHSPPGHGAEPRLSWRESVLDADQGFRGLDAVNRRTAWVSGGSVTEGGPGRVFRTTDGGRDWEDVSPPGTEGLMFRDVEARSAKEAVILAIGPGEASRIYRTTNGGASWRTSFVNDDPAAFYDCMAFYPGGRRGLAMSDPVDGKFRILATRDFGRSWSVLPDEGMPEAPTEFGFAASGDCLVTAGHAAYFGTGGGAARVFRSTDFGRTWTATESTIPAGESAGVFALAFRTPWQGVAVGGDFADPADGVDAVATTRRGTVWRSAGDLTHLAEDAAYLPLRGRPLLVTGESGEVRGTSISTDEGRSWTRVTGTGYHALDCTADGSCWAAGGGGRVARLAH; encoded by the coding sequence ATGGCCCGACTCGGAGCACTCCTCCTGTCCACCGCCCTCCTGGGCTCCTCCCTCCTCGGCGGCACGGCGTACGCCGGAGGCGCCGCGGGCCAGCACAGCCCGCCCGGCCACGGGGCGGAGCCCCGCCTGTCCTGGCGCGAGAGCGTGCTCGACGCCGACCAGGGCTTCCGCGGCCTGGACGCGGTGAACCGCCGCACGGCCTGGGTGAGCGGCGGCAGCGTCACCGAGGGCGGCCCCGGGCGGGTGTTCCGGACCACCGACGGCGGCCGGGACTGGGAGGACGTGAGCCCGCCCGGCACCGAGGGCCTGATGTTCCGCGACGTCGAGGCCCGCAGCGCCAAGGAGGCGGTGATCCTCGCGATCGGCCCGGGCGAGGCGTCCCGGATCTACCGGACCACCAACGGCGGCGCCAGCTGGCGAACGTCCTTCGTCAACGACGACCCCGCCGCGTTCTACGACTGCATGGCCTTCTATCCCGGCGGCCGCCGGGGCCTGGCGATGAGCGACCCGGTCGACGGGAAGTTCCGGATCCTCGCCACCCGCGACTTCGGCCGGTCCTGGTCGGTGCTCCCCGACGAGGGGATGCCCGAGGCCCCGACCGAGTTCGGCTTCGCCGCCAGCGGCGACTGCCTGGTCACCGCCGGCCACGCGGCGTACTTCGGGACCGGCGGCGGCGCCGCCCGGGTCTTCCGCTCCACCGACTTCGGCCGGACCTGGACCGCTACCGAGTCCACGATCCCGGCGGGCGAGTCCGCCGGCGTGTTCGCGCTGGCGTTCCGTACGCCGTGGCAGGGCGTCGCCGTGGGCGGGGACTTCGCCGACCCCGCCGACGGTGTCGACGCCGTCGCGACCACCCGCCGTGGCACCGTCTGGCGCAGCGCCGGCGACCTGACCCACCTGGCCGAGGACGCGGCGTACCTCCCGCTGCGCGGACGCCCGCTGCTGGTCACCGGCGAGTCCGGCGAGGTGCGGGGCACCAGCATCAGCACCGATGAGGGCCGCAGCTGGACCCGGGTCACCGGCACCGGCTACCACGCCCTGGACTGCACCGCCGACGGCTCCTGCTGGGCCGCCGGCGGCGGCGGCCGGGTGGCCCGCCTCGCCCACTGA
- a CDS encoding ceramidase domain-containing protein has protein sequence MVSTGLLVLAVGQGWLGPDVGRGDGFCEAARDGFVKQPANTFSNLGFVVAGLLVAWRAGRADLLGDVLPRRGLSSRGPNSRGLATAYACVVVLLGPASAAMHATQAEAGGDLDMLSMYLVASFAAAYALMRWTGRGRSFFGTLFVALVGLCELIGRYAGEVPVVEHAGNVAFAALLLAAVVLEVRLWRRSADDLRTDLRWGAGALGAILVAFGIWNVTKRAWCDPHSILQGHAVWHLLCAVSAYLLFRLWASERRPASTPSPADG, from the coding sequence GTGGTCTCGACCGGCCTCCTCGTGCTCGCGGTCGGGCAGGGCTGGCTCGGACCCGACGTGGGCCGCGGCGACGGGTTCTGCGAGGCGGCCCGCGACGGGTTCGTGAAGCAGCCCGCCAACACCTTCTCCAACCTCGGGTTCGTCGTCGCCGGGCTCCTGGTCGCCTGGCGCGCGGGCCGGGCCGACCTGCTCGGCGACGTCCTCCCCCGCCGGGGCCTGAGCAGCCGGGGCCCGAACAGCCGGGGCCTGGCCACGGCGTACGCCTGCGTCGTGGTGCTGCTCGGCCCCGCCAGCGCCGCCATGCACGCCACCCAGGCGGAGGCGGGCGGCGACCTGGACATGCTGAGCATGTATCTGGTCGCGTCGTTCGCCGCGGCCTACGCCCTGATGCGGTGGACGGGTCGCGGCCGGTCGTTCTTCGGCACCCTCTTCGTGGCCCTGGTCGGGCTCTGCGAGCTCATCGGGCGGTACGCCGGCGAGGTCCCGGTCGTCGAGCACGCCGGCAACGTCGCGTTCGCGGCGCTGCTGCTGGCGGCGGTCGTGCTCGAGGTCCGGCTGTGGCGACGCAGCGCGGACGACCTGCGCACGGACCTGCGCTGGGGGGCCGGAGCGCTCGGCGCGATCCTGGTGGCGTTCGGGATCTGGAACGTCACGAAGCGGGCCTGGTGCGACCCGCACTCGATCCTGCAGGGGCACGCTGTCTGGCACCTGCTCTGCGCCGTCTCGGCGTACCTGCTGTTCCGGCTGTGGGCCAGCGAGCGCCGCCCGGCGAGCACCCCGTCGCCGGCGGACGGCTGA
- a CDS encoding APC family permease: MPEPRPAAPAHPGQRLPGAAPQPGRLAPRSVGLAVSTVFSLASTAPAYSLAVTVGLLASLVAEATPLLLALSAVPVVLVVLAFGELNAAEPDCGTCYAWTSKPFGRRVGFLGGWVVIAACVLVMTNLMQAAAIYLYTVVGLDALADSRLAQAAAGIVLLVVMAGLASRGITLAARTQVVLFTVEAVLLVGFAVRAAAVDPLAPASPAGSPAAGVDLTTSGVVAAFLVAVFLYWGWDSSFSVNEESHDPAGTPVRAALAAMAVLVVLYAGFAWAVTSYAGVDRLAAVGEDDVLAVFATSLMGSAGGTVLAGAVLVSALASAQTTILPSARSMFSMSRRGDLPPALSRVSSHGSPAVATWVFTALAAFVYAVLVLTSEAVLADSVAATAMLVSSYYALTCAAVPFYFGRRGRAERPARRVVLPLTAAGTFTTALVLSVRDSSTTSLAAVAVVLGSGLAYLTLTHRSIRKQDR, from the coding sequence ATGCCCGAGCCCAGGCCCGCGGCTCCGGCGCACCCGGGGCAGCGCCTCCCCGGGGCGGCACCGCAGCCCGGCAGGCTGGCCCCGCGGTCGGTCGGGCTCGCCGTCTCGACGGTCTTCTCGCTCGCCTCCACCGCGCCGGCGTACTCGCTGGCCGTCACGGTCGGCCTCCTGGCCTCCCTGGTCGCGGAGGCGACCCCGCTGCTGCTGGCGCTCTCCGCGGTGCCCGTCGTCCTGGTCGTGCTCGCCTTCGGCGAGCTCAACGCCGCCGAGCCCGACTGCGGGACCTGCTACGCCTGGACCTCGAAGCCGTTCGGGCGCCGGGTCGGGTTCCTCGGCGGCTGGGTCGTGATCGCCGCCTGCGTGCTGGTGATGACCAACCTGATGCAGGCCGCCGCCATCTACCTCTACACAGTGGTCGGCCTGGACGCCCTCGCCGACTCCCGGCTCGCCCAGGCGGCCGCCGGCATCGTCCTGCTCGTGGTGATGGCCGGACTGGCCAGCCGCGGCATCACGCTGGCCGCCCGCACCCAGGTGGTCCTCTTCACCGTCGAGGCGGTGCTGCTGGTCGGCTTCGCCGTCCGGGCCGCCGCGGTCGACCCGCTGGCCCCGGCGTCTCCGGCGGGGTCCCCGGCGGCGGGCGTCGACCTGACCACCTCGGGCGTGGTCGCGGCCTTCCTCGTGGCGGTGTTCCTCTACTGGGGCTGGGACTCCTCCTTCTCGGTCAACGAGGAGTCCCACGACCCCGCCGGCACCCCGGTCCGCGCCGCGCTGGCCGCGATGGCGGTCCTGGTCGTGCTGTACGCCGGGTTCGCCTGGGCCGTGACGTCGTACGCCGGCGTCGACCGCCTGGCCGCGGTCGGTGAGGACGACGTGCTCGCGGTGTTCGCGACCAGCCTGATGGGGTCGGCCGGGGGCACGGTGCTCGCCGGCGCTGTCCTGGTCTCCGCCCTGGCCAGCGCCCAGACCACCATCCTGCCCTCGGCGCGGAGCATGTTCTCGATGTCGCGGCGCGGCGACCTGCCGCCCGCACTCTCCCGCGTCAGCTCCCACGGCTCCCCCGCCGTGGCGACCTGGGTCTTCACCGCGCTGGCCGCGTTCGTCTACGCCGTCCTGGTCCTGACCAGCGAGGCGGTCCTGGCCGACTCGGTCGCCGCCACCGCGATGCTGGTCTCCTCCTACTACGCGCTCACCTGCGCGGCGGTCCCGTTCTACTTCGGCCGGCGGGGCCGCGCCGAGCGCCCCGCGCGCCGGGTGGTCCTACCGCTGACCGCGGCGGGTACCTTCACCACAGCGCTCGTCCTGAGCGTGCGCGACAGCTCGACGACCTCCCTGGCCGCCGTCGCCGTGGTCCTGGGATCCGGCCTCGCGTACCTCACCCTGACCCACCGCTCAATCCGAAAGCAGGACCGATGA